The DNA region AAGTGGTCGACAAGGTCGAGTAGAAGCAGTCCGCCGTTGGTCGCGAATGCCATCGAAACAACAAATCCCGTACCAATCACGATGTTTGCGGCTTTTTTACGACTCCATTTTAGCTTGTCGATAACCGCTGAAGTGACTGCCTCCATGATCGAAATGTGCGAGCTTAAACCAGCAACAACCAAAGCAAAGAAGAACAGCGGGCCAAGAATGTATGGTGCTGGTAATAAGTTAATTGCCGCAGGTAATGTCACAAATGCCAATCCAACACCTGCTGATACAACTTCAGTGAGTGGTTTGCCTTGCTCTTGCGCCATATACCCCAACACCGAGAAAATCATGATACCCGATAGAATTGAGAAGCCACAGTTGATCAATACCGTCATAAAGGCGTTATTGGTGATGTCCGATTTCTCTGGTAGGTAGCTTGAGTACGCCAGCATGATCGCAAAGCCAATGCTCAACGTGAAGAAGATTTGACCATAAGCCGCAGCCCATACCTTCACATCCCAAATTTTGCTGAAATCAGGCTCGAACATGTAGTTCACACCATCTAGCGCACCAGGTAGGAAAATCATGCGGCCAATCAAGAAGATCACCATTACAAACAAAATAGGCATCATGATCTTAGAAGCGCGTTCAATACCCGATTTAACACCGCTCACAATGGCTGTGTAGGTAATCGCCCAAGCAATCAACATAGATGCTGCGATCTTCCATTGAATACTGCCTAAATCCGTTGGTGAATTATCACCAATCTTTAGGTATTCACTAAAGAAGAATGCATTCGTATCTGAGCCCCAACTTTGAGTAAACGACATACCAAAATAAGAAATCGCCCAACCAATAACGGCAACGTAATAGACTGCGATAACTGCAGCAACACCCACCTGAAACCAACCTAACCACTCAAACTTAGAGTGGATCTTCGCGAGTGTTTTTGGCGCAGAACCACGGTACTTTTGACCCATACTGAACTCTAGGATCATGAATGGAATACCTGCTGTGATCATGGCGAAAAGGTAAGGAATAAAAAAGGC from Vibrio hyugaensis includes:
- a CDS encoding sodium-dependent transporter, translated to MKREQWGSRAGFILAAVGSAIGLGNIWRFPYMAYENGGGAFFIPYLFAMITAGIPFMILEFSMGQKYRGSAPKTLAKIHSKFEWLGWFQVGVAAVIAVYYVAVIGWAISYFGMSFTQSWGSDTNAFFFSEYLKIGDNSPTDLGSIQWKIAASMLIAWAITYTAIVSGVKSGIERASKIMMPILFVMVIFLIGRMIFLPGALDGVNYMFEPDFSKIWDVKVWAAAYGQIFFTLSIGFAIMLAYSSYLPEKSDITNNAFMTVLINCGFSILSGIMIFSVLGYMAQEQGKPLTEVVSAGVGLAFVTLPAAINLLPAPYILGPLFFFALVVAGLSSHISIMEAVTSAVIDKLKWSRKKAANIVIGTGFVVSMAFATNGGLLLLDLVDHFANNVGIMVGGLVEIVLMAWLLKQVPEVRNYVNERSDFSIGQWFEICLRFVTPIMLAIILATKLYALLTEGYGGYDLTLGWAMIAALFVFGVLINVMSKEKA